The following coding sequences are from one Hymenobacter sp. DG25A window:
- a CDS encoding DsbA family oxidoreductase, translating into MKKITVEIWSDILCPFCYIGKRRLETAMARFPQRDLIEVKWRSFELDPAANPTPGVNQYTLLAAKYGKSESWAREMSANMTQMAAAEGLAFDFDRLVPTNSLRAHRLIHLASQHGKQDAAEERLFKAYLEEGLDINDTATLTRLAAELQLPAAEVEQLLQSDNFTEEVRHDEYQARQLGVRGVPYFVFDDKYAVSGAQPAELFEEVLQKVWEEARPQPVQLAGAEGAACDLESGTC; encoded by the coding sequence ATGAAAAAGATAACCGTTGAAATCTGGTCTGATATCCTCTGCCCGTTCTGCTACATTGGCAAGCGGCGCCTGGAAACAGCCATGGCCCGCTTCCCACAGCGCGACCTGATAGAAGTGAAATGGCGCAGCTTTGAGCTGGACCCTGCAGCTAACCCCACGCCCGGCGTAAACCAGTACACGCTGCTGGCCGCCAAGTACGGCAAGAGCGAAAGCTGGGCCCGGGAAATGAGCGCCAACATGACGCAGATGGCCGCCGCCGAAGGGCTGGCTTTCGACTTCGACCGGTTGGTGCCCACTAACTCCCTGCGGGCCCACCGCCTGATTCACCTGGCCAGCCAGCACGGTAAGCAGGATGCCGCCGAAGAGCGCCTGTTTAAAGCCTATTTGGAAGAGGGTCTCGATATCAATGACACCGCCACGCTCACGCGCCTGGCAGCCGAGCTGCAGCTGCCCGCTGCCGAGGTAGAGCAACTGCTGCAGTCCGATAACTTCACTGAGGAAGTGCGCCACGATGAGTACCAGGCCCGCCAGCTGGGGGTGCGCGGTGTGCCCTACTTCGTCTTCGACGACAAGTATGCAGTATCTGGCGCGCAACCCGCCGAGCTGTTTGAGGAAGTGCTGCAGAAAGTGTGGGAAGAAGCCCGCCCGCAGCCCGTGCAGCTGGCCGGTGCCGAAGGCGCGGCTTGCGACCTGGAAAGCGGCACCTGCTAA
- a CDS encoding DUF2147 domain-containing protein yields the protein MHLFLLLWFLAFGGAESTPTAKAIVGRWQPADKRGTLEIYEHQGRFYGKVAGPTKPRRLDTHNPDPKLRTRPILGVVILQNFRYDGQGSWKDGTIYDPNSGNTYSCILKLRNANTLVVRGYLGISLLGRTVVWTRAH from the coding sequence ATGCACCTGTTTCTTCTTTTGTGGTTCCTGGCATTTGGCGGAGCCGAAAGCACACCGACTGCCAAGGCCATTGTGGGCCGCTGGCAGCCGGCCGATAAGCGCGGCACACTGGAAATTTACGAGCACCAGGGGCGCTTCTACGGCAAAGTAGCAGGCCCCACCAAACCCCGCCGCCTCGATACCCACAACCCCGACCCCAAGCTGCGCACCCGCCCAATACTGGGCGTAGTCATCCTGCAAAACTTCCGCTACGATGGCCAGGGCAGCTGGAAAGACGGCACCATCTACGACCCCAATAGCGGCAACACCTACTCCTGCATTCTGAAGCTGCGCAATGCCAACACGCTGGTGGTGCGCGGCTACCTCGGCATTTCCCTGCTGGGCCGCACCGTGGTCTGGACGCGGGCGCACTGA
- a CDS encoding DUF1345 domain-containing protein, which produces MDVTTSPAPVDTVRPLISWRARIIRLVLALGGGASAFWWAPPDFPLNTQLMLAWDGFIVSILLLTWYTMAQANTAYIRQAASLIHPDRTRFVMLFITLLGSTASLAAVLLLLRGLEAMDYEERVEHILVSVVAVLTSWLLLHTLFTLRYAHIYFSKSLWPPHVQMGGLEFSGEPPTTYWDFAYFAFVIGMTAQTSDTGVSTLRMRQLVLYHSLLSFGFNTAVLALSINILSGLL; this is translated from the coding sequence ATGGATGTTACTACCTCCCCTGCGCCTGTTGATACCGTGCGCCCTCTCATCAGCTGGCGGGCGCGCATCATCCGGCTGGTACTAGCCCTGGGCGGCGGGGCCTCGGCCTTCTGGTGGGCCCCACCCGATTTTCCCCTCAATACCCAGCTGATGCTGGCCTGGGACGGATTTATTGTGAGCATTCTGCTGCTGACCTGGTACACCATGGCTCAGGCCAATACTGCCTACATCCGGCAGGCCGCCTCGCTGATACACCCTGACCGCACCCGCTTTGTGATGCTGTTTATTACGCTGTTGGGCTCCACGGCCAGCCTGGCGGCTGTACTGCTGCTGCTGCGCGGGCTGGAGGCTATGGACTATGAGGAACGGGTGGAGCATATTCTGGTTTCAGTGGTGGCCGTGCTTACTTCCTGGCTGCTGCTGCACACGCTTTTTACCCTGCGCTACGCCCATATCTATTTCAGCAAAAGCCTGTGGCCGCCCCATGTGCAGATGGGTGGGCTGGAGTTCTCCGGCGAGCCCCCCACTACCTACTGGGACTTTGCCTATTTCGCCTTCGTTATCGGCATGACGGCCCAAACCTCGGATACGGGCGTGAGCACGCTGCGCATGCGCCAGCTGGTGCTCTATCATAGCCTGCTTTCCTTTGGCTTCAACACGGCCGTGCTGGCCCTGAGCATCAATATTCTCTCCGGGTTGCTGTAG
- a CDS encoding FAD-binding oxidoreductase encodes MEKNRVLPPISMRGEILQPQDAGYAAACHIYNGMIDKHPAMLVRCADVADVISAVNYAREEGMLLAIRGGGHSGAGLGMCNDGMVIDLSLMRGIHVDPEARTVLVEGGCTLGDVDHATHAFGLALPGGIISTTGVAGLTLGGGLGYLTRQYGLTIDSLLEADVVLANGHLVKASAEHNPDLFWALRGGGGNFGVVTSFLFRVHPADNVVAGPMLWPMEDAPEVLRWYGQFIKTAPETINGFFAFLTVPPAAPFPEHLHLKKMCGIVWCYTGPPSGAEAALQPARKFKTPALDMVGTLPMPALQSMFDGLYPPGLRWYWKADFVDELPEEAIAEHVRFGNLLPTMHSSMHLYPINGAAARVGRHDTAWNFRDTTWSMVIVGVDPDPRNDEKIMAWARAYWDALHPYAAGGAYVNFMMEEGDERIRDTYGANYPRLAKVKAQYDPQNLFRVNQNIKPAEREHIFT; translated from the coding sequence ATGGAAAAAAACCGCGTGCTGCCCCCTATCAGCATGCGAGGAGAGATTCTGCAGCCCCAGGATGCGGGCTACGCCGCGGCCTGCCACATCTACAACGGCATGATTGACAAGCACCCGGCCATGCTGGTACGCTGCGCCGATGTAGCCGACGTTATTTCGGCCGTGAACTATGCCCGCGAAGAAGGCATGCTGCTGGCCATCCGGGGCGGCGGACACAGCGGGGCGGGTCTGGGTATGTGCAATGATGGGATGGTCATCGACCTGAGCCTGATGCGCGGCATTCATGTAGACCCCGAAGCGCGCACCGTGCTGGTAGAGGGCGGCTGCACCCTCGGCGACGTAGACCACGCCACGCACGCTTTTGGGCTGGCCCTGCCCGGGGGCATAATTTCCACTACCGGGGTGGCCGGCCTCACGCTGGGCGGCGGGCTGGGCTACCTCACCCGCCAGTACGGCCTCACCATCGACAGCCTGCTGGAAGCCGATGTGGTGCTGGCCAATGGCCACCTGGTGAAGGCCTCCGCGGAGCACAACCCCGATTTATTCTGGGCCCTGCGCGGCGGCGGTGGCAATTTTGGGGTAGTAACATCCTTCCTGTTCCGAGTGCACCCCGCGGATAACGTGGTGGCCGGGCCCATGCTCTGGCCTATGGAAGATGCCCCCGAGGTACTGCGCTGGTACGGCCAGTTCATTAAAACGGCCCCGGAAACCATCAACGGTTTTTTTGCCTTCCTCACGGTGCCGCCCGCCGCGCCCTTCCCCGAGCACCTGCACCTGAAGAAGATGTGCGGCATTGTGTGGTGCTACACCGGCCCGCCCTCTGGGGCGGAGGCGGCCCTGCAACCGGCCCGTAAATTCAAAACTCCGGCCCTGGATATGGTGGGCACGCTGCCCATGCCGGCGCTGCAAAGTATGTTCGATGGCCTTTACCCGCCCGGCCTGCGCTGGTACTGGAAGGCCGATTTCGTGGACGAGCTGCCGGAGGAGGCCATTGCCGAGCACGTGCGCTTTGGCAACCTGCTGCCTACCATGCACTCCAGCATGCACCTGTACCCCATCAATGGCGCGGCCGCCCGCGTAGGCCGCCACGATACGGCCTGGAACTTCCGGGATACTACCTGGTCTATGGTGATTGTGGGCGTAGACCCCGACCCGCGCAACGATGAAAAGATTATGGCCTGGGCCCGGGCCTACTGGGATGCCCTGCACCCCTACGCGGCGGGCGGCGCCTACGTTAATTTTATGATGGAAGAAGGGGATGAGCGAATCCGGGACACGTACGGCGCCAACTACCCCCGGCTGGCCAAAGTCAAGGCTCAGTACGACCCGCAGAATCTGTTCCGGGTAAACCAGAATATTAAGCCCGCCGAGCGGGAGCATATTTTCACCTGA
- a CDS encoding META domain-containing protein, with product MRFALSVFCLLSLLASCQRLEKNAEPAPRLENNRWMLVQVEETPVPTPSYSLSARSYLEFASADHKTSGLAPCNTYGGTYTLGSTQGTLTISGQMSTRGTCPAQALEYRYLSGLTQTVRYEITGDELRLYGPDNSLQPKLTFNLAR from the coding sequence ATGCGCTTCGCTCTTTCTGTATTTTGCCTGCTGAGTTTGCTGGCCTCCTGCCAGCGGTTAGAAAAGAATGCCGAGCCGGCTCCCCGCCTGGAGAACAACCGCTGGATGCTGGTGCAGGTAGAGGAAACGCCAGTGCCTACACCAAGCTATTCATTGTCGGCCCGCTCCTACTTGGAGTTTGCCTCTGCTGATCATAAAACCAGTGGCCTGGCCCCATGCAATACTTATGGGGGCACCTATACGCTGGGCAGCACGCAGGGCACCCTAACCATCAGCGGGCAGATGTCGACGAGAGGCACCTGCCCGGCCCAGGCGCTGGAGTATCGCTACCTGAGTGGCCTGACCCAAACCGTGCGCTATGAAATAACCGGCGACGAGTTGCGCCTGTACGGGCCTGATAACTCGCTGCAGCCCAAGCTGACTTTTAATCTGGCGCGCTAA
- a CDS encoding lipoprotein: protein MKRFLLPLLSVALLSACNQTTQPAEQPTTATPAQTTNADTTAADATATAPAGQAPAAPAATPAAPAVEDVRLSLRFKPVAGAQPARTQAFLKLQGKETKEVDLGSFPGKPDVIDAAKAKRAGYPAGWITGFRSYDGASGTGADVAILPGTDATHLRIMQRRIDEAATETFTFQVARELSLAGPSNLSAAK from the coding sequence ATGAAACGCTTTCTTTTGCCGCTGCTGAGCGTGGCGCTGCTCTCTGCCTGCAACCAAACCACCCAGCCCGCCGAGCAACCCACCACCGCGACTCCGGCCCAAACCACCAACGCCGACACCACCGCAGCCGATGCCACGGCCACCGCTCCCGCTGGACAAGCCCCGGCCGCGCCGGCTGCTACCCCGGCAGCGCCCGCCGTAGAAGACGTACGCCTGTCTCTGCGCTTTAAGCCCGTAGCGGGTGCGCAGCCGGCTCGCACCCAAGCCTTCCTCAAGCTGCAGGGCAAGGAAACCAAGGAAGTAGACCTGGGCTCGTTTCCCGGCAAGCCCGATGTGATAGACGCGGCCAAAGCCAAGCGCGCCGGCTACCCGGCCGGCTGGATAACCGGTTTCCGCAGCTATGATGGCGCTTCCGGTACTGGCGCCGATGTGGCCATTCTGCCCGGCACCGACGCCACCCACCTGCGCATTATGCAGCGCCGCATAGACGAAGCCGCCACGGAGACTTTCACCTTTCAGGTGGCCCGTGAGCTGAGCCTGGCCGGCCCCAGCAACCTGAGCGCCGCTAAGTAG